A segment of the Sulfurovum indicum genome:
TTAAAAAAGATGGTGCTAGCATCTGCTCCATGGGAATGAGCGGAGACTACGAACTGGCGATCAAATGCGGATCGAATATGGTAAGGATCGGATCGGCACTGTTTAAATAAAGTTTAGGAGAGATTGTCTGTACAATCTTTTCAATCTCTGATCCTTGGTAGTTACTTCATATGATCAGGAAGCTTTTTGAATTTGACAGACTTTACAGACCCCATAAAGGTTCACCTGTCGTTTATTGAGCCTGAAATGCTCCTGCTGGCTCAGTTGATGAAAAATTTTGTCAGTGATATCAAGGCACATCTTGTCTTCCACATCACCACACTCTGTACATATCAAATGTATATGATCAACTTTTGACAATTCATACTTTGGCTTTTTACCAACAATCGGAACTTCTACCAATACACCTTTTTCTTTCATAAGAATAATATTTTTGTAAATGGTAGCCAGAGAAAGAGAGGGGTGGACTTTGATGACCTCTTCGTAAATATCTTCTACAGACATGTGACCGTTCTTATCTACGACTCCAAGAATGTTCATACGCTGAAATGTCGCTTTAAGGCTGCTCTCCTTAAGAAGCTGTGCATAATCTGTCATTTTAATCCTTTTAATACATATAAAAGTCTACGATATTATAAATTTTTATATGCATTTGATAATAAAAGGCAGGAGACCCCACCTTTCATAAAAAAGCTTACAGCTCCTCTGCGTGTTTTGCAAGATATTCTGCAACACCTTCTGCATCAGGCTTCATTGCCTCATCACCTTTTTGCCAACCTGCAGGACATACTTCGCCATACTCGTTAGTAAATTGCATTGCATCGATCATTCTAAGCATTTCATCTACATTTCTACCGAGTGGAAGATCGTTGATAACTGCATGTCTTACTGTTCCGTCTGTATCGATAAGGAAAGAACCTCTCAGTGCAACAGCCTCATCAAGAAGTACATCGAAATCTCTTGATATTTGTTTTGTAAGGTCAGCAACCAATGGGAAGTTGATACGACCGATACCCCCCTTCTCTACCGGAGTCTCTCTCCATGCAAAGTGAGAGAACTGACTGTCTACAGAGACACCGATAACATTTACGCCTCTCTCCTGGAACTCATTGTATCTGTGAGAAAAAGCAATGATCTCAGATGGACATACGAATGTAAAATCAAGCGGATAGAAGAAAACTACTGTACCCTTTTCTCCAAAGTTTTGGTAAAGGTTGAAGTCTTCTACGATTGATCCGTCAGCGAGTACTGCTGTTGCTGTAAAATCCGGTGCTTTGTTTGTTACTAACATGTTTTTCCTTAATGATAATTTTTATTACTTGAAAATTTTATCACAATATCTTTAAACTCTTATTAATAATGAAGGGAAATCAGGTACAAAAAGCCTTTTTTATCGTCACTACTATTCTGTACCTGCTGTTTAACCCTGTATAACCGGACTAAAACGGCAATAGACCAAACTTTTTTATAAAAGTTTCATCTATATCAATCAACCCTTTTTGCTGCAGTCTGTCAAGCACCTCTTTCGTACAAAACGTATCACCTGGCCATTCACGTTTATATCCATCCATTGAATTCTTGTTTGTCGCATCGATCGCAATAAAGCCTTTGAGCTTAACATCACGCTGGGCATCAATATTATTTACTACACGCCAAATAAGCATATAGGGGTCTGTAATATCATTATTGGCTTGATCTACAATAACAAGTACTTTGAGATGGGATTTGAGAACTTTAAGTTCTTTTATGAGCTCACGCATAGAACGCTCTTTTTTCACAGCAATGACACAGACAGGGTTTCTGGTATGAATCATATACTGTTTAAGCGCAACGATATTACTGTCTATTTGCTGCATCTTTGCTAAAAGCTCAGAATCATCAAGCAGAGCTTCCATCCCGCTTTCTACTTCATCACCTGTTGCATCGATACCCAGTTTTCCACCAACAAACTGCTTTTTGGATGAGTGGTCCAAATGATCGACGATCCCCTGGGTAATAAGTATTTTACTTTTATCCAGTCTATTCAGAATATATTTGACAAGCTCTTCAAAATCTTCCAGTTCAGGTGCATCTTCTGCTACAAAAACTGCATGCTTGACAAAGCTCATCTGTCCTACACCCCAGAATGCATGCATGAACTGCTGAGCATGCCCCGGATAGAGTGTTTTCATCTTGGCAAGAATAAGGTTGTGAAAAACACCGTTTTCCGGCATATTGTAATCGATAAGATCAGGAGCCATCGGTTTTAGCATCGGCAGAAATACCCGTTCGGTCGCCCACCCCATATATTTATCCTCAAGCGGTGGCTTCCCTACAACTGTTGCGGCAAAGACCGGCTCTTTTTTCATGGTAATGGTCTCTACTTCCATAACGGGGAACGGCTCTTTGAGTGTATAGTACCCGGTATGATCACCGAACGGTCCTTCTATCTCCATCTTTTCCGGATCAACAAAACCTTCAATAACAATATCTACATCTCTTGGAATGTAAATATCGTTGGTGATCGACTTGACAAGCTGAGCATTTTTGTTCCTTACGAAACCATAAAGAAGCATTTCAAACATTCCATGCGGCATCGGTGCCTGCCCACACCAAATATAGAGCGGATCTCCACCGATAGCAACGGTCACAGGCATCTTCTTGCCGGCTCTTTGGTACTGGTCAAAAAAGTGTGAGGCATCTTTATGGATCTGCCAGTGCATTCCCAGTCTGTTACTGTCATACTGCTGCAAACGGTACATACCGAGGTTCTGCATTGAACCATCCAGACTCTGGGTATAGACCTGTCCCATTGTAATGAATGGGCCTCCATCCTCTTCCCATGTTTTTAGAACAGGCAATCTGTCAAGATCAACCTCTTCTTTTGGAATAATGATCTCCTGACACTCTCCTCTGAACTTCAAACGTTTGGGAAAGACATTTTTGAGTGAAAAGAGTTTGGGAACCATAGCAAGTTTCGCTTTGAAAGTCTTAGGCGGTTTCAGCTTGAGAAGTTCACCAATCCCTTCTGCCACCTCATCAGGATGTTTGTCAAAGATCTTCTCTGTGATCTCCTTGTTGGCAAAGATATTCATGAGTACAGGCATATCATACTCTATGCCTTTTGCTTTGTTGACCGGTTTTGTAAACAATATTGGCCGTGAATCTTCTTTTTTGACCTCTATGTACGCCACATGCGGAATCTCAAGCTCCACATCGAGCGCTTCGTCAATGATCTTTAAATTGCCGTTGTCTTTGAGCCACTGGATGACATCCTGCATACTGTTCCCCTGTATAAATATAGGGAAGATTATAGCGAAAAAGGAGTTATAGACTTATGGGCACCTCTAATAACCCCATACGCCCATAATGGGTTTTGCAGATGTGAGATTTTGCAAGAGGCTTTCAAGTCCTAGCCAAAGCTAAGACGATGGAAGCATCTTGTGAAAGATCGCGTCTGCAAAGCCCACCCTTTGGGCAATGCCGGCTTTGCCCTATACGGCGTTACACTTTTTCGACTTAGCTACGGCTAGGTCTGTAAAGTGTGCCTTGCCTAGAACAAAGCCGGCAATGTTATGAGCATATGGGGTTATTAGAGGTGCCCTTATACTGATCCTTGAAAAACAGATACGATACAGCTATACTTTACTCTGCGGTAAAGTATTACAGCCTCTCCGGCATCTCATCTTTAAAGGCACTCTTCTCAGCATTTTCAAGAATATCAAGCGCACCTTTTTCTATCATGTTCTGGGCCAGCTGGTCACCGATAATATCAGCTTCATCAAGCGGTGCAGTAAGATATTCATGGAGAATGTGCGTACCGTCAGGATAGCCGATCATCGCTCTGACAGAAAGAGTCTGAGCCTCCTCATCGATAGTAGCATTAACAGCAACCGGTGCGGAACAGCCTGCTCCAATAACAGAGATGAAGTCACGCTCTACTTTGGTACAGATAAAAGTCGGCTCATGGTTCAAGCTCATAGCGATCTCTCTAACTCTGTCGTTGTTCGCCACTATCTCTATGCCAAGTGCCGCCTGTCCCATTGGTGGGATGAAAAAATCAAGCTTTTCTGTATACGGAATATCTTTTAGCAGATCAAGTCTTTTAAGACCTATATAGGCAAGAATAATCGCATCATACTGTCCCTCTTTCAGTTTTCGCAAACGCGTATTGACATTGCCTCTGAGGTCTTTAACCTTAAGATCAGGGCGCTTCTCAAGCAGTTGCATACGGCGTCTGAGACTTGTTGTTCCTACTACTGCACCTTCAGGAAGTTCATCGAGGCTTTTATAGGTATGGGATAAAAAAACATCACTCTGGTCCTGACGCTCTGTAATGGCACAAAGTTCCAACCCTTCAGGGATGTAAGTCGGTACATCTTTAAGTGAGTGTACTGCCAGATGTGCATTTCCCGCAAGCATCTCATCTTCAAGTTCTTTTGTAAAGTGCCCTTTACCTCCAACCAGTGCCAGCGGTCTGTCAAGGATCCTGTCCCCTTTTGAAGTGATCTCATTAAGCTTAACCGTAATCTCCGGGAAATCTCTCTCTATTCTCTCTTTAATGTGATACGCCTGCCAGAGTGCCAATGCACTCGCGCGTGTTGCAATGATCAGTGTTTCCAACAATATTCTCCCTTCCTCGTGCGTTTGGAACCGCTTCCACCATACAAAAGGAGCTTTTTAGAATGAATAGCATACCAACACTCTTCACTCTTCACTCCTCACTTGTAAGAAGTTTACTTTACAAGCTTCTTGTATCCGTCTCTCATCTTATCCCACTGGCCGTCAATATAGACTGTCGGTGTACCATTAACCATCATTCTTCCTGCTGCTGATTCATCTGCCTTCATCGCATCTTTAACCTCTTTGGCATCGATCTTCGCAGCAGTGATCTCATATCCTGTCTGTTTCTTGATTGCTGAAAGTACTTTTTTTGTATCCTTCTCATTAGGACTGATCTTCAGTGTATACATCTTTTCAACAATATCTGTTTTACCCTCTTTTTGCGCTACATGCATCACACGTGTCAAAATATCTGAAACGGGGTGGATTCTTCTTAACGGAAGATGATAATAATACACTGAGATCACCTCAGGATGCTCTTTGGCCGCTTTAAAAATTTCAGGTACTACTTCCTGGCAAAAAGGACACATCGGGTCTGAAAATACCAATATCTTGTGCTTGGCATCTTTATTCCCGAAAAGAAGATGTGCATCATCATATATCGTTTCAGGTACGGTCGGTTTGATCTCATTTCTGTAACTTCTGCCTGTTTTAATACTTACAAGGTTACCTGTGATCAGACCATCTTTAACAAACATAACCTCCGGAGCATGGATCTCTTTCTTCTGATAGGTAAGATCTATTGTTGTAAGCAAAACTGTCCATCCGGGAAGATCCTTGTGGGTCTTTGCCTCTATGACCGTAACACCGTTAACCTTTACCTGCGGGTTTTTCACCACATTTCTTTTAACATACTTCGTAAGTTTTTTCGTATCCGGTACATTATTCGCGTTCAATGCGATCGTTGCGATCAATGTGCTCGTCAACAATTTCGACATCAATGACATTATCGTCTCCTTTGTGTGTATGATAGTTTGTTCGTTCAGGTGTTATTTTAGCCACAAATTGTAAATAAACCGTGTAAAGCAGCGCACCTATTCCCATAAAGTCACTGACAACTCCGGGAAGGATAAGCAAGATCGCTCCGGTGAAGTATGCCATGTTGGCATCCTGAAACCTCTTCAGGTCAAGTTTCCCTTGCTGAAGCGACTGCATATTGCCCATCACTGCATAAGGAGATTGCTTCAAAAGCGTAACTCCTGCAAAGATCGATGCAATGATCCAAACAGTCGACCAGAGTGCACCGATGATCTCAAGCATCTTCAAAGAGAAATAGATCTCCAAAAAAAGATAAGGGATCAGAATAACAATTAACATAATCTCTCTTCCACAAGAGAGAGGATCTCCTCTGCTGCGATCTCCTCTTTTATCATACCGTCCCTTGTCACAAATTCGACCAGTCCATCTGCCAGTTTCTTCCCTATAACAATCGAATAGGGAATACCGATCAGTTCATAGTCTTTCATCTTTGCACCAAACCTGTCCTTACGATCATCAAAGAGTACATCAATCCCTTTGTCAAGCATCGTTTCATAGAGCTTTTCCCCCAGTGCCATTTGCGCTTCATCTTTAATGTTTGACACCATAATGTGCAGATCAAATGGTGCAGACTCCCTGGTCCAGATACACCCTTTGTCATCATGATTCTGTTCTATGATCGCCGCAATCAGACGGCTAACACCGATACCGTAGGTCCCCATGACCATCGGTTGAGCTTTTCCGTTCTCATCAAGAAAAGTACACCCTAATGGTTCAGAATAACGCGTACCCAGCTGAAAGATGTGACCCGCTTCGATCCCTTTGGTATAACGTAACGGCGCACCACAGCAACTGCAGAGATCACCTTCCTGCACGGCAACCAGGTCTTTATAGTCAGCATCTACACCTTTAAAACTGTTACCGACAAGATGGTAGTCTGTCTCATTGGCACCGCAGATCATTGATGTAGCCTCTTTAAGATTATTGTCCAGAACAACACGTACCCCTTCAGGTACTACTGTCGGCCCCATATAGCCGGCAACCAGTCCGATTTCCGCCAACTCCTCTTCAGTAACATCAACAAGCTCGTTTGCATTGACCGCGTTGCAGGCTTTAACCTCCTGAAGTTCATCTGAACCTCTGAGAGCAAAAAGCACGATCTGACTTCTACCTTCATCATAAAGTGCCTTTTTGGCCACTGTTTTCACAAGGTAGTACGGATCGACCCTGAAAAACTTTGCAAGATCTTCGATAGTCATGGTATTTGGCGTATAGAACTTTGCAAAAAGTGCCTCAGGTGCTTCCGCTTCACACGGCTTTTCTTTTCGTACTGCCGCTTCAATATTCGCCCCGTATTCACAGGCATCACAGACTACAATAGTGTCTTCTCCGCTGTCAGCCAATACCATAAATTCTTTGGAACCAGAACCCCCGATAGCACCAGAGTCCGCTTCTACCACTCTGAACTCCAGCCCCAGGCGATTAAAGATCTTTTTGTAAGTCTCCTCCATCAGATCGAACTCACGTTTCATGTCACATTCATCGGCATGGAAACTGTAGCCGTCCTTCATCAGGAATTCACGTCCCCGCATCAAACCGAAACGCGGCCTTATCTCATCACGGAACTTTAGGTTGATCTGGTAGAGGTTCAGAGGTAACTGCTTGTAACTTTTTACACTCTGGCGTACCAAGTTGACCATCATCTCTTCATGGGTCGGTCCAAGCACGAACTCATTCTCTTTGCGGTCTTTAAAACGCAAAAGCTCTTTACCATACTTTTCATAACGGCCGCTCTCTTTCCAAAGAGATGCAGGTGTTACGAAAGAGAGGCTTACTTCCTGGCAGCCGGCCTTGTCAAGCTCCTCTTTAACAACACGCTGCACTCGCTCCAGCACTCTTTTTCCCAATGGTAGAAAATTGTATAGACCGCTTCCTCCCACAGACTGGATGAACCCTCCGCGGATTAGATAGATATGACTCGCCAATGTCGCATCATGGGGAGTCTCTTTGGTTGTCGGTACTAATAATCTTGAAAATCTCACGCGTTGTATCCTTTACTATGATGATCGTTCTTATACTGTTTTAGATCCACATGTTCTGTATCGATATTGAACATCTTCTTAACCGCTTCGATACAGTTGGCATTCTTTTTCTCTGTGGAGGAGGCTCTGAGATTCTGCGTCGGATCATGCAGAAACCGGTTGAACATCTGTTCTGCCATCTTTCGCATATTTTTCTCATACTCTTTGGGTACAAATCCTTTTTTCAGTGCCCTTGCCATCTCTTTTTCAATCGCTTCAGAAACATGCTCCCGCATCTGTTTGATAACCGGTTCTATAGAGAGTGCTCTCAGCCATGTATAGAACTCATCTGTATACCGCTTGACTATCTCTGTTGCACGAATAGCCTGCTCCTGACGCATGGCATGGTTTTCATTGGAGATACTGCGCAGATCATCAATGCGGAAAAGCTCTAATTTTGGAAGATCCATATCAGCGATATCTCTTGGGATTGCCATGTCAAACCAGTGTCTTGGCAGTGTTTCATTTTCTATCATCTCCTGTGTAATAACAGGGTCAGATGATGATGTAGCAGAAAAAAGCAGTCGATAGCGGTTAATATACTTTGGAAGATTCTCCATTGTATCGGCTTTGACATTCTCCCCCAGATTGTCTGCAACACGCTGTACTTTCTCAAGGTCACGCCCTATCAGCACAACATCACACCCTACTCTAAGCAGATGTTTGGCAGCCAGTACCCCCATCTCTCCTGCACCTACAACAATACCCTTCATCCCCTGAATATTGTCTCCAAGCAGTTTGTGTGCCTGGGCAACAGCTACTGAAGCGATAGAAACAGGGTTTTGGGAGATGTTGGTAGCATTTCTCACTTCTGCTGCACATTTGACAGCATAAGAGATGACACGGTTAAGCTTGCGCCCCGCCGTACCGTTTTGAAAAGAGAGTTTGAAGGCATCTTTGACCTGTCCTGTAATCTGTGACTCTCCCACAACCAGAGAGTCTAAAGAAGAGACAACCGAAAAGATATGCTCAATCGCCTCTTCATCATCGTAACGTTTAGCTGTATTCTTAAGCTCATAAAAACTTAAATCACTCTTCTGGCTCATTAATCCGAGCACTGCATGAAAACTGGAAAAGTTGTCCCGTGTTGCAAGTATGATCTCCACACGGTTGCAGGTTGAAACAATGAACACTTCATGAATGAACTCAAAATGAGTCAATTGGTCAAGAATGGTCTTCACCTCTTCATGATTGGCAAATGCCAGCTTCTCACGCATCATCAGCTCACAGTTCTTATGCGAAAAACTTACTACCTGGTAGTACATTAAAACTCCCTGTCAATCATTTCCATAGCAATTTCCGAGAGAGCATCTTCTCCAAGAGCATTCATCAGCTCTACTGCCTCATCAATGAGCTCTCTTGCCTGTGCATGACACTTGATCAGTATCTGCTTCTCTTCCATCTGATGCATGATCCACATCTGTTCTTTGGGATCAAGCACTTTTTTATGCAGTGATCGAAGTTTCTTCCTGTCAGTATCATCCAGAGTTTCATAGAGATAGATATATGGCAGTGTCGTTTTCCCTTCAACAAAATCATGCAGTGCAGGTTTACCCAAAGTCGTACTGTCAGCAGTAATATCCAACAGGTCATCAACCATCTGAAATGCCAATCCAAGGTTACGTCCGTAGATCATAAACGGCTCTTTGGGTTTGCCTGCAAGCACTGCTGCTGCACCTGCACTCGCTTCAATAAGCGAGGCAGTCTTTTGGTAGATCATCTCAAGATAAACCTCTTTGTCCACATTGAAGGTTTTTGAGAGTGAAACATCCTTGAGCTCTCCAAGACTCAACTGTACAACGGCATTGGAGACGATCTTAGCCACTTCTGTGGAGATATTATTCAGTTCAAAGAAACCTTTGGAATAAAGAATGTCTCCCAACATGATCGCAGTTTTGTTGCCGTACAGTGCATTGAGAGAAGGTTTGTTTCGGCGTATATATGCATCATCGATCACATCATCATGTAACAGACTGGCTGCATGGATCATCTCTACGATCGCAGCTGTTTTCACTACGGGGAGACTTCCTCCCGCTATTCTTAAAATAAGTTTCGCACGCAGACGTTTTCCACGGGGAAGTCTCGTATAGAGTGAAGCAACCTCTTTGTCGTTCAATTCACCAACAAACTGCTCTATTTTTCTCTCAACGGCACTCAACATTACTGTTCCTTAACTTATTCGCACTGTGTAACAATGTTACCTACAAGTTCAATGAAAATAGAAGCAACTCTACTGTCAACATCTTTATCTATGACCAATGCTTTGATCTGTGCTTCAAGCTCCTCATCCAGACCGCGCTCTTCAAGCATCTTTTCAGCCACAGCCAGGCGACGGAACACCTTCTCGATCTCCATCTCTACAATGTTTTGGTTAGCTGTTTTGGCAATGCTGAAATAGTTCTCTTTTGGTGAACTTACCATAAAATCATCTTCGTCATCAAATATATTCATATTCTATTCCTTATATATAGTCTTAACAAGGAAATTATTATAGCCAAATAGGTTTAATCTATATATGTCTCTATGGGTTTTGGCTCTCCCAGATAGTATCCCTGTACATAATCGATCTCCAATGAACGTACTTCATTATATATCTCTTCACTGGAAACAAACTCTGCAACAAGTTTATATCCAAAAGTCTCAGAGAGCTTCTTAAGAGAGGAGAGAACGGCTTTTGTACGCTTCGGACTTGTCAACAGCTCATGGATCAGACTGCCGTCGATCTTCAAGATATCTACATCCAGTCTGATCAGATAATTGTAGTTAGAGTAACCGCTTCCAAAATCATCTATAGCAATTTTTGAACCAAAAGTTTTTAACTGCTGAAAAACCAGTGCAACTTCATCGTAATCCTGAATTTCGTGGTTTTCTACTATCTCGAAAGTGAGTCTGTCTGCAATATTTTTATGACGATATAGTTTTTTTGTGATAAGTTTCAGCATATCTTCATTGTGGAGATCATCAAGATCCAGATTAATAGATACTTTGATCTCCGGGTACTTATCCAAAACATTAAAGACCTCATTGAGTACCAGCTTGCTCATCTTGATATATTGCGTTGTCCCCCTGATCGTATCCAGGAAATAGTATGGCGAAATAAGCTTTTGCGGATCCTCTTTGTCGATCAAACGTACCAAAGCTTCATATTTGTCAATTTTCTGTGTTTCTGTATTGAAGATAGGCTGGTATAGACAGGTGATACGCTGCTCTTCCAGTGCGTTTCTGATATAATCTATATTATATCTCACTTCGTCAGCTTCTATATCATCAATAATTTCCAGTCCGTTCTTTCCTCTGCTTTTGACCTTCAGAAGCTTTTCATCCAAGAACCTGTAGATATTATCTATGGATTTTGCATCTTCAGGTGTGACAATGGCACTCATTGAAAGTGTAAGGGAGATAACCTCATTATCGACCAGAAAGCGTTTTTTGTTTAAACCTTTAAATACTTTTTCGGCTGTTTCTTTCAAGTTACAGCTTCCTTTTTCAACCACTGCAAAAAACTCACTCCCTCCAATATGTATCACTCGAGACTCATTAGGCAAAAGTTCTGTCATCTCTTCGGTAAACTGTTTCAGGACCCTGTTTCCGGAAGCATACCCGTATCGGTCATTGACCTGTTTAAATCCATCTATATCAACCATCATAGCATCATACCTGTTGACCTGCCTGGTATCAAAGAACTCTTTCAGGTAGAGCTTGGTATATGCAGAAGTTACCGGGTCTATCAATATATTTTTCCTCAGTTTATGAAAACTGTATGCCAGATAGGCCAAGAAGATCAGACTGGCAATCAAAAACCACTGCATCAATGTCACAATAAATACAATGGGGGAATTAAAATCATTGAGGTAGTCACCATACTCTTTGGAAAGATCCATAACCAAGAGAGCCTGGGTCTGATGCTCTTTGACAATCGGATAAACCAGTGAAAGCCAAACCTCTTCAACCCCTTCGGACTGTTTGATTATCTGTGGCTTCTGTGTCTCATAGACCCTGTCAAAAAGTTTGCTTTTTGGAAAAAAGATCGTATTGTACTCAACAGGGTCTTCCAGTGTTCCATCAAGCAAAAAACGGTAATGTCCCTTTTTATCTTTATAAATGAGGAAAATATACTGAAACTCTTTTGTCAAGAAGGCATGGAGGGTTTTATTAAGGGTATGCCTCTTCTGAGGGTGTGTCTCCAGATACGATTTAAGTGCAGCAGCCCCCGTTTCAGACTGAATATATTGTGCGATTCTCTGGGCATACTGTTTTGCTTTATAAATCTCCGTATTTTTAAGTTTCTCGGTACTCTCAGCGATCGAATATTGTAGATAGATCGCAAAGAGAGTCAGCAGCCCCATTATGAGAAAAATATATTTATTGGTATGCCTGGAGATCATAGTGCATCAACCAAAAAGTTTTTATACTCTTTTGGCAGAGTAATATTGTGTTTGTCCAGACGATTTTTAATAAACAACAGCTGTGACCGCCCTTTTCGCCAGTAGAATGCTCCTACCGCTTCTGGAGAAAGCTTCAAAAGGCGATAATCTGTCACAAACAAAACAGGTTCTCTCTCTTTGTTACGCATATTCTCTCTTTCTCCTCTGATCTTAGAGAGTGTCGAACGGTTTGTAACCAAAATGACATCTGCCTTTTCCGGATCCCTAGATAAAAAAATTCTTTTTGAATAGGCAAACACTTGCCTGTATTCCCTATCATCCGTAAACACACGTATCACCGGCTTAGGTACCAGTACAGAAAATATCTGATGGTATATTTTCAGGGTACTCTCCCTTTCCAATGCATGAAGCTGCCCATACAACAGCATAAGAACAGTCAGGATCTTTTTCAAAACAGATACTCCATCTCAATGGTAATACGCTGATCTGTCGGAGAGATCTGTAAAGGAGTCAGCAGGGTTGATGTTACAGGGTCAACTCTAAACAGCGTTGACTTTTTGGCTTTGTCAAGAAGATTTTCTCCTTTGAGCGTCAGAGTAAGTTCCTCACTGATATTCCAGGAGACTGCACAGGTCAGATCGAAATAGTTTTTCCAGTCAAGACTGTTACTGTGCCATACTATACCATTGTAAAAATCCAGTTTTTCATAAGCATTTGTCAAACTGAGGTATCCGCTTACATCTTCCAGTTTGTCTAAATTAAAAATATCTTTATAGCGTGCATAATAAAGCTGCATGTTCACTTTATTATTCAGATCAATATCGTAATCATAGTTCATGACTGCAAAGAAGTACTTTGTTTCTCCCGATGCATCCGGGGTATCATTTTGCACAAGTCCATCTTCATCCTGCATCATAAGCAGCATTAACCTCAGACGATAGTTCTCATCACTATAGGCAATTTCCTGGGTAATACCCAGTGTGGTCTGCGGTTCTATGTCCTGAAGATTTGAAATATCCAAATAACGCACAAAGGGTTCCAAAGCAAACTGGGTACGATAGAGATACGCCTTATAACTCCAGTGCTCGCTGCTGTAGATATATCCTAAACGCAGCTGCAAAAGCGAATCACTCTCCACCCCTCCGTTTCTTGAAATATGATTATAAGATGCCCCTAGTGTCACAAGCTGCCGATCACTAAACGCATACTGGTCCTGAAAAAAGACCGAAGCTATCCTTTCTTCTGTAAAAGGAGATGTTAAAGCATCCTCCCCATCCCTTTCAAACGAATCAAGCTTTTTGTACCTCCCTTTGATGCCAGCCGTAATACGGTTCCTTCCTATAGTTTCCTTGTAAGTCACCTCTGCCGTATAGGTACTGTTCTTGTATACACCGTTGAAAGTATTCGCACCCAGGGCATCTGACCAGAGCAAAGGCAGATCATCTGCCTGTACCATTTCTGTTTTCAGCCAGTCATAGGCAAACTGGGCACGCCAGTGTGTATCAAAAACTATTCCATAATCCAAATGCAAATTGAGATAGTCTATTTGTGAAACCAACGGTGTGGCATCCCAACTCATACCCGCAAGGCTGTCAGTATCTTTTTTCATGACCTGCAGATGAAAGACCTGATCTTCCGTTTTTACATAAGAGAAAAGCTGCATACGTTCAAAGTCCCTGCTTAGAGGTGTAGCGGTTCCGT
Coding sequences within it:
- a CDS encoding DsbA family protein — translated: MSLMSKLLTSTLIATIALNANNVPDTKKLTKYVKRNVVKNPQVKVNGVTVIEAKTHKDLPGWTVLLTTIDLTYQKKEIHAPEVMFVKDGLITGNLVSIKTGRSYRNEIKPTVPETIYDDAHLLFGNKDAKHKILVFSDPMCPFCQEVVPEIFKAAKEHPEVISVYYYHLPLRRIHPVSDILTRVMHVAQKEGKTDIVEKMYTLKISPNEKDTKKVLSAIKKQTGYEITAAKIDAKEVKDAMKADESAAGRMMVNGTPTVYIDGQWDKMRDGYKKLVK
- a CDS encoding FxsA family protein, encoding MLIVILIPYLFLEIYFSLKMLEIIGALWSTVWIIASIFAGVTLLKQSPYAVMGNMQSLQQGKLDLKRFQDANMAYFTGAILLILPGVVSDFMGIGALLYTVYLQFVAKITPERTNYHTHKGDDNVIDVEIVDEHIDRNDRIERE
- a CDS encoding Fur family transcriptional regulator, yielding MTDYAQLLKESSLKATFQRMNILGVVDKNGHMSVEDIYEEVIKVHPSLSLATIYKNIILMKEKGVLVEVPIVGKKPKYELSKVDHIHLICTECGDVEDKMCLDITDKIFHQLSQQEHFRLNKRQVNLYGVCKVCQIQKAS
- a CDS encoding peroxiredoxin, with protein sequence MLVTNKAPDFTATAVLADGSIVEDFNLYQNFGEKGTVVFFYPLDFTFVCPSEIIAFSHRYNEFQERGVNVIGVSVDSQFSHFAWRETPVEKGGIGRINFPLVADLTKQISRDFDVLLDEAVALRGSFLIDTDGTVRHAVINDLPLGRNVDEMLRMIDAMQFTNEYGEVCPAGWQKGDEAMKPDAEGVAEYLAKHAEEL
- a CDS encoding menaquinone biosynthesis decarboxylase; the encoded protein is MQDVIQWLKDNGNLKIIDEALDVELEIPHVAYIEVKKEDSRPILFTKPVNKAKGIEYDMPVLMNIFANKEITEKIFDKHPDEVAEGIGELLKLKPPKTFKAKLAMVPKLFSLKNVFPKRLKFRGECQEIIIPKEEVDLDRLPVLKTWEEDGGPFITMGQVYTQSLDGSMQNLGMYRLQQYDSNRLGMHWQIHKDASHFFDQYQRAGKKMPVTVAIGGDPLYIWCGQAPMPHGMFEMLLYGFVRNKNAQLVKSITNDIYIPRDVDIVIEGFVDPEKMEIEGPFGDHTGYYTLKEPFPVMEVETITMKKEPVFAATVVGKPPLEDKYMGWATERVFLPMLKPMAPDLIDYNMPENGVFHNLILAKMKTLYPGHAQQFMHAFWGVGQMSFVKHAVFVAEDAPELEDFEELVKYILNRLDKSKILITQGIVDHLDHSSKKQFVGGKLGIDATGDEVESGMEALLDDSELLAKMQQIDSNIVALKQYMIHTRNPVCVIAVKKERSMRELIKELKVLKSHLKVLVIVDQANNDITDPYMLIWRVVNNIDAQRDVKLKGFIAIDATNKNSMDGYKREWPGDTFCTKEVLDRLQQKGLIDIDETFIKKFGLLPF
- the hemC gene encoding hydroxymethylbilane synthase produces the protein METLIIATRASALALWQAYHIKERIERDFPEITVKLNEITSKGDRILDRPLALVGGKGHFTKELEDEMLAGNAHLAVHSLKDVPTYIPEGLELCAITERQDQSDVFLSHTYKSLDELPEGAVVGTTSLRRRMQLLEKRPDLKVKDLRGNVNTRLRKLKEGQYDAIILAYIGLKRLDLLKDIPYTEKLDFFIPPMGQAALGIEIVANNDRVREIAMSLNHEPTFICTKVERDFISVIGAGCSAPVAVNATIDEEAQTLSVRAMIGYPDGTHILHEYLTAPLDEADIIGDQLAQNMIEKGALDILENAEKSAFKDEMPERL